From the Elusimicrobiota bacterium genome, the window GATAATGTATGCATAGATTGAATATAAAAAATAGTTTTTTAGTTTTAACATTTATTGGTTTAGGTTTAATAAATTTCAGCAGTGTTATTTATGCAGGAGAAGATGTCAGTATGTTTGATAAAATGATTAGCATTACATTCAAATCACTCGCAAAATCATATATAGCTACCTCAGATATTGATAATTTGAAGAAAAAAAATATTGACAAATTGATTAAAATGGATGAGAAAAAATTCCGGAAACAATATTTAAAAACATACCCGGACTTGCAGAAATTACCCCAGCCGATAAGAACAAAATATGGTATTACAGAAAAACTTACAAAGAAACAGGCAATTAAAATTTTCGCAAAGTTTGATAAAAAAGCTTTGTATGAAATAATTGATTCAGTGCCGCATTATCTTATAGCAGAAAAGTTTAAAGAATCAATCGGGATGCAGCAAAAAGGCGATAAGAAAACAAATATAATGGAGAGTATTAAGAGTAAATGGGACCAGATAATAGCAAAAATCAAATAAATCGGAGAAGATTATAGAACATCTTGCAATAAGTAGTCAAAAGAAACGGAAAGGGGAGGAATAAAATGCCTTATGTGAAAATTGATTTGTGGAAAGGCAGAGATACCGGAACGAAGAAAAAACTGATTAAGAATATGACATCTGCCGTGATGGATTCTATCGGATGTCCGGCTGATGCTGTGCAAGTAGTAATAAACGAGGTTGAAAAAGAGAACTGGGGTCTGGGTGGTGTGCCGGCAGCTGAGAAATTTCCTGATAAATAGTTCAAAACATAGTCAAAATACTTAACGTTACCTCTGAAGTTTTTTACTTGACAAAATTCAAAAAATTAATATAATCACATCTGGCATATTATGTCAGTTTTTTTAGTTTAGGAGGGTTTGTTTTATGGTAAAAGTAGGTTGGAAATCAGCTTTATTGCTAATTACTTGTTGTTTATTTTTTTCTGTTTTTAGCGGGTGTGCAAAAAAGGTGGTTGTTAAGCCTCAGCCGGTAGAGCCGGTTGTTGAGATACCTCAACCGACAGAAGAGCCGTCCTTAAGAGGAAAAGCATATATAAAAGTTGCAGATCTTGAAACAGTACATTTTGATTATGATGATGCTTCGTTATCGGCTACAGCAAGAGATATTTTAGCAAAAAATGCTAAATGGCTTAAAGAAAACCTGGATGTTGAAATTATTGTTGAAGGGCATTGTGATGAAAGAGGAACAACCGATTATAATATAGCATTAGGTGATCGTCGTGCAAAATCAGTTAGAAGTTATCTTATGAAATTAGGTATAAAAGGGAACCGTATTGCAACAATTTCATATGGTGAAGAAAAACCGGTTGATTTTGGTCACGATGAAAATGCATGGGCGAAGAATCGTCGTGCAGAATCGCTTGGAAGAATCCCGCCTAAATAAAAATAAGAGAATTTAGGTAATTAAGTGAAAAATAACTTAAAATTATATATTATTTTCTATGTCCTGCCTTTTGTTTTATGTCTTTTTTTATCCGGTTGTGTAGCTACACAAAAGGATATGGTTGGGCTTCAATCAGATATTGTTACCCTCCAAAACCAACTTTCCGATATGCAGAAAAACCAGGCAGATTTGTCCGTTCAGATTGATGAACTTAATTCAAATATCAAAATGCTGGATGGGAAAATTGACGAAACAAACGAGAAGTTTTTAATTTTTGGTCAGAAATTAGACGATACTAACGTCGATTTTACTAATAAACTGTCGTTATTGTCAGACAAGGTTACCAAAAAAATAGAAGACTCAAAACCGACTCCGACCCAGATTTACGGTGCAGCTTATACTGATTATACAATGAAAAATTATGATCTTGCTGTTAGCGGTTTTCAGGAATATATTCAGCAGTATCCAAATGGGACATTGACCGCAAATGCCTATTTTTGGATAGGTGTGTGTTTTTATGATAAAGAAGATTATGATAAAGCAATAGAAAATTTCGATAAAATAATAACAGATTACCCTAGCTTTGAAAAAGTTCCTACCAGTAAGTTAAAGAAAGCAAATGCGCTTTTAAAACTTAAAAAAGAACCGCAAGCAATTCAGATTTTTGAGGATATAGTTAAAAATAATCCAAAAACACCAGAAGCCAGACAATCCTCAAATTATCTTTCCGGTCTGAAAAATCCCAAATGACAGACATTAAACTTAGTTTTATTGTTTCCATATCGCTGCATTTTTTATTTTTTTTATCTTTATCTATTGTTTCCAAGTCGTCGGCAAAGGTTTATTACATCCCCATACAGGTAATAGGTTCTGTTGGAATAGGAGGGGGTAGTGCCGGGGCTAATAGCAATGTTAATAACGGTAACTTGGGTGTAAAACCTTCAGAAAGTGTTTCAAAGCAGGTTACAAAAGAGGAAGTACTAAAGCCGGGTGACATTGCTGTCGGAAAACCGCGTATAACTAAAAAGAAAATTACCGGAAAAGAAGGGAAGGACGGGAAAGATATATCAAAAACTGCTGAAAGTGCACCTGGGACAGCCGGTTCTTCAGGAACAGGCGAAGGGACCGGTGCCGGTTCAGGAAATGGTGTTGAAGTTAATGCCGGAAATTTTCCATACATGGGATACGTGAATGTTTTGAGAAATAAAGTTGCAGAGAAATGGAATCCCACACCATCTACTTCCAGTGGTTCCAAAAAAATTCTGGTATATTTTAAGATTTTAAGAAGTGGTAAAGTTGAGAATTTAGTAGTGAAGGAATCAGCCGGCGTATCATATATTGACAGGTCTGCTATAAGAGCGATTATGAATTCTTCGCCATTTCCGCCGCTACCAGCTGGTTTCCCTGATGATTCGCTTGGTGTATATTTTATGTTTGAACTTTCAGGTACATAATGAAAATGAAAAAATATCAAATTAAATGGTTACTTCAGTTTTGTATGGGAATGGTACTTCTGTCGTCATTTTCTGCCCGGCTTTACAGTGTTGATATTTATCTTGAACTTAAATCCAGCGGGCGACGGGTAAATATATCTGTTTTCCCGGTAAATGATTCTAAGGTAGCGACAGAGATTTTGCAGATAGTATCAAATGATCTTTCATATTCCGAAATATTCAATGTGATTACTTTACAGCAAAGTCAGGCATTAAATAAAAACCTTGAATTTCCAAAAGCTGATCGTGACATAGCTGTTATAAACGGTATAGATACTATTGTAAAATTTACTGCTAATGTAAAAACTAATAAAATTTTAGTGACTTCCAATTGCTGGGATGTTGCTTCTGTAAAGAAGATATTTAATAAAGAATATAAATATTCAGCGGATGAAATCAGGAAACTGTCTCATAATTTTGCCGAGGATATAATAAATTATCTTACCGGTCAACAGGTAAAATTATCATCCAAGATTGCATTTTCAAATACGCTTTCAGGAAGTAAAGAGATTTGGTGTGTTGACTACGACGGCAAAAATCTAAACAGGCTTACCTATCATAATTCAATTTCTGTTTTACCGAAATATTCCAGTGACGGAAAATATCTTTATTATACAACGTACAAAGATGGTAACCCGGATGTTTTTAGGTACGATTTTGATAAAGCAAAATCAATCCAATTTTTGGCTTATCAAGGAATAAATATGGTAGGTTCTTGCTCTCCGGACGGGAAATATATTATTGTAACACTTTCAAAAAGCGGTGATCCGGAACTGTATCTTTTTACAACCGGAGGAAAAATAGTAAGGCAGCTGACATATTCAAAAGGTGTGGATACCTCCGCATCATTTTCACCCAATTCACAGGATTTTGTTTTTGTTTCTGATAGAGGCGGTAATCCGCAGTTATTTATTATGGATATTGACGGGTCAAACTTGAGAAAAATAACTAATAGTGCTTATAATGATTCACCGGTATGGTCTCCAATAGGCGACATAATTATTTTTACTAAAAGAATCGGTTCGAATTTCGATATTTATTTATATGATGTAGCAACAAAAAAAGAATATCAACTTACCCAAAATGCCGGTTCTAATGAAAGCCCGTCATTTTCACCTGATGGAAGACATGTAGTTTTTTCATCTAACCGTAACGGGCGATATGAGTTATTTACAATGACAGCAAATGGCAGCAATCAAAAACCGCTTGGTGGAATTAGCAAAGAATCCACAAACCCGACATGGTCGCCTTAAAATTAGATAAAATACTTCTCCGTTCATATGTAAATTGCATAAAGAAACAATTTTTATTAAGTTAAAAAAGTGCTTGACTAATTTCTTTTTTTTTCTATAATAATAGTCGCCATGGTGGTTGAACAGAGAAAATATCCCAGAGTGGGTTATGTAGCCAGTGTTGATATTCTACCGACATCAGACCGGAAGGTTTTATATAAAGGTCTTATAAAGAATATAAGTTTAGGCGGGATTGCTGTAGAAACTGAAAGAGATCTATTGATGGGTGGTGAGTTTAAATTCTATTTTTTACTTCCAAGTAAGATAAGTATAAAAGTGGTTGGCAATGTTGTGTGGGAATATAAAGATAAAAGTTCAAATTTTTACGGTGTTCAGTTCAGGACTGTTGGACTAATAAGTAAATTTAAGTTAAAGCGATTCATAGATAACAAATTAAAAAGCGTCCATGTATAAAAGCAAAAACGTCCATATGTTGTTGTGTTGACATGTGAACAAATGAACAATTGAACACGTGAACGCCTTTACGGTTTTAAGGGGGGGTACTATGGCAGACTATAAAAGGAAAATAGTTCTTATTGATAGGAAAATGCAATTCAAGTATGCATTTATGATTGGTGGTGCATTAATATTTATGCTTCTTGTGGTTGAGTATCATACATTTTTAACGATAAAGTTGGCTTTGCCGAATATATTATCAACAAGCGTTGGAGCACAAATAAAAGAGATTCATTTGTGGTTGATTATAAATGGGTTAGTTTACGCCTTATTTATCGGGGTAATCTCTATTTACATGTCGCATAAAATAGCCGGTCCGATTTTTAAGATAAAAAAAGATTTAAGGGAAATTATTGATACAGGAAATACTAATAAACAAATTTTCATAAGAAAAGGCGATGAGCTAAACGACCTTGTTGCCTTAATTAACGAACTACTCCAAAAAGTAGAGATAAAAAAATAGTTTTTGTTCCAATTATATCACTACAAAAACTATCCCGATGTAATGTCTGGGTCTATTATATCTTGAAACAGATATGGTTTTGGAATGTAGGCAAAGCAAGAAGCTCTGCCGCTACAGTGTTAATTTAGATGCCCCGGTTTCATCGGGGCATAATTTGTGGTAAAAATATGAAGGCGCTTGTTACAGGGGGTAGCGGTTTTTTAGGAAGTCACATTGTTGAAGCACTTCTCAAAAATAAATATTCCGTAAAATGCCTTGTTAGAAATCCAAAAAAGATAAGATGGCTTCATAAAGTGCCCGTTGAAACTATTTGCGGTGACTGTAGTGATAAAGACTGTCTCGCAGCTATAGTTTCAGATGTCGATTATATTTTTCACTCTGCTGCGCTTGTCAGAGCAATTAAAGACGATGAACTTTACTCAACAAACGTTGCAGGTACAAGGAATCTCATAGAAGCTGTTTCGAAAAACAACCCAAAAATAAAAAGGTTTGTTTATATTTCCTCACAAGCAGCTGTTGGTCCTTCTAAAAATGAAGATGTGAAAACAGAGGAAGCAAATGCCGATCCGGTTTCACATTACGGGTTCTCTAAGCTTTTAGGTGAGTCAGAGGTTTTAAAATTTAAAGATAAACTTCCGGTAACGATTTTAAGGCCGCCGTCTATATACGGTCCCCGTGATAAAGATGTTTTTGCTTTTTTCAAGTATACAAAAAATGGTATTTTACCGGTTCCAAAAGAAGAAAAGTTTATAAACATAAGTTTTGTGTCAGATGTCGTTGACGGGATACTTTTGGCGGCTGGTTCGGACAAGGCGATAGGTCAAACATATTTTATAGGTGATGACAAGATTTTTTCGTGGCGGTTATTGTGCGATGAGTTGATAAAAGCAGTAAACCCAAACGCTAAAATCATAGAAACACCGGATTTTATTTTTTATTTATCGGCATTATTCGGTGATATTTTTTCGAGGTTAAATAAAGAGCCTGCCTTAATTTCTCTTGATAAATTGAAAGAGATGAAGCAGAAAAGTTGGCTTTTGTCAGTTGAAAAAGCAAAGAAAGATTTTGGTTATTCGCCAAAAGTTTCGCTTGAAGAAGGAATAAAAATTACATACAATTGGTATTTAGAAAAAGGATGGTTATGAAAAAATACAATGTAGCTGTTGTCGGCGCGACAGGGGCAGTCGGACTTGAAATGATAAAGATGCTTGAGCGGAGAGAATTTCCGGTTGAAAATCTTTATCTTTTTGCGTCTTCAAGAACAGCGGGACAGAAATTGAAGTTTAAGGGTAAGGAAATTGTTGTTGAAGATATTAATACGATTAAGAATTATGATTTATTGAAAAATAACTATCATTTGGATTTTGCGCTTTTTTCTGCCGGTGCATCCGTATCAAAAGACTGGGCACCAAGATTTGCCCAACAGAATATTTTTGTTATAGACAATTCTTCAGCTTTTAGGATGGATGAAGGCGTACCTCTCGTTGTCCCTGAGGTTAATCCTGACGCACTTTCAGGAAGTAAAAAAATTATTGCCAACCCGAATTGTTCAACAATTCAGATGGTTGTGGCGTTGAAGCCTATTCATGATGTATCTAAAATAAAAAGGATAATTGTTTCAACTTACCAGGCAGTTTCAGGAGCAGGCGGAAAAGCGGTTGAAGAGTTTCAAAATCAAATAATGGCGTGGTCAAAAGGCGAAAAAATTCCACCGGCAGTAAAGTTGCCGCAGCAGATTGCATTCAATGTAATTCCACAGATTGATGTTTTTTTAGAGAATGCTTATACAAAAGAAGAAATGAAGATGGTTAACGAGACCAGGAAGATACTTGGTGATGATTCAATAAAAATATCTTCAACTTGTGTGAGGGTGCCGGTTTTCAGAGGACATTCTGAATCCGTATGGATTGAGACTGAAGAGAAACTAAACGGTGAAGAAGCAAGAGATATTTTACAAAATGCTGAAGGTATTATTGTGATAGATGACCCGTCCCAGAAAAAATATCCTATACCGATAGAATCTGCTGATAAACAGGTGACATATGTTGGGCGTATCCGTGAAGATTTATCATCAGAGAATGGTTTGGTTTTGTGGATTGTATCTGATAATTTGTTAAAAGGCGCAGCATTAAATGCGGTCCAAATCGCAGAAGTTTTAATGGCTAAAAAGTTTTTGTAATTATTTTATGAAAAATATAAAGATATTTGGAATTATAATATTAACTGAGTTTTTCTCGCTTAATAGTATCTACTCGATAACAGTAAATAAAGTTGAAGTTATTAAACGGTTAAGGCCATCAGTAGTAACAATAAAATTAGAAGCAGAAAAAATAGGTGTAAAAGATTGGGAACAAAAAATTGAAGCAAAAAGTGGTACAGGAACAATTATAAAACCAAATGGTTATATTGTAACTAACTATCATGTTGTAGATTTAAGTGAATGGGAATGCGATAATGGCGTAAAAATGAAATTGAATAAAATAAAAGTTATTTTAAATGATAATAGAGAATTTAATGCTCAAATAATTGGAATGGATAAGGCTACTGACTTGGCTTTAATAAAAATAGATGCCGATAATCTTAAACCGGTAACTTTTATACAAAATTCTGATACTGTAGAAGTTGGACAAGAAGCCATTGCTATAGGGAATCCGTTTGAGTTAGCGGGAACTGTTACTTCCGGTATGGTTAGTGCGGTTCATAGACAACTACCGTCTGGTGGTTATTGTCAATTTGAAGATTTTATTCAAATAGATACACCTGTAAATCCTGGCAACAGTGGTGGTCCAGCGATAGATACTGATGGAAATTTAATAGGTATAGTTACTGCTAAGATACCAAGTTATTTTTCAGAAGGAATATCTTTTGTTATTCCTTCAAATATTGTAAAACAAAGAATAGAGTTATTATTTACTAAAAAAGAAATAGAAGATGTTTGGTTAGGAATATGGATTGAAAATGAAATGAGTAGTTTGGTTGTTAAATATTTTGTTGATGAAAATCTATCTAAAACAAGTGGATTAAAATCAGGAGATGTAATTTTAAAAATTAACGATGAAGAAATTAATGGAATTTACAATATTCAACAAAAGTTATGGAAAATCGGCTTAAATGTTCCTGTGAAATTAACAATATTACGCGATGGTGTTAAATATACTTTTTCAGTGAATACTACAAAAAGACCAAAAGTTCCGACTTTAAAAGCAGAGCAAGTTTTTAAAGTATGGGGAGCTGGTTTCGATACGTCTAATAAAGTAAAACTCGTTATAAAAGATATTGATAGATATAATTATGTCCAGAATAGTATAACTTTTTATAGCATCAAAGTTGGTTCATATTTAGAAGGGAAAATGGGTTTTGAATTAAATGATGAAATCGATGGAATTACTAAACTCACAAATAGAAAGGATATTAATGAAAGATACAAGACAGCTATATTAGGTACAAGTGACGATATAATTACTGATGTTTCTTCTTTTCGCAATTCATTTCAAGGAGCAGTTAGGGAAAATTATCTTTGTTGCATAATGAAGATTACAAATCATAAATTAGATTCTTCTCATATTTGTTTAATATGGCAAAAGTTACCAGGTAACAGTTTTATTTAGTTGAAAAAAGAGAACCTGAGTTGACAAAAGTTGTCGTTTTGATATAATTAAAGGAAATTCTTAAAAAAAGGAAGGTAAATTTATGAATGTAAGGAGCTGGTTTTTAATTGATGCATCGGATGTTGTTCTTGGACGTTTATCAACAGTTGCAGTGAAGATTTTGCAAGGTAAGGGGAAAGTGGAATATGCTCCAAACAAGGATATCGGGGATTTTTTGGTTGTTACTAATGCAGCAAAGGTTAAGATGACCGGTAATAAGCTTGAGCAGAAACTGGATTATCGGCATTCCGGTTATCCGGGCGGCGATAAATATATCCTTTACAAGGACTTAATTTTGTCTAATCCTGAAAAAATTATAAGGCTTTCTATCAGCGGTATGTTGCCGAAAAACCGTCTTAGAAAAGTAATGTTGCGGCGTCTCAAAGTTTATAAAAAAGAGATAAAACAATTGGAGGGAAAATGCCAGAAAATATCAGTGTAGGTAATAGCAAAACGATTATAGCAATAGGCAGGCGAAAGACAGCAGTTGCAAGAGTAAAACTTTCTGCCGGTTCCGGGAAGTTAGTTGTTAATAAAAAACCGGTTGATAAATATTTTGCAGGTTTACCGAGATTTCAAATGACCGTGATTGAACCGCTAAAGATAACGAATTTACTATCACAATATGATGTCAGTGCAGTTGTAGGTGGCGGTGGGGTGATGGCACAGTCGGAAGCGATTCGCCATGGAATAGCCCGTGCAATTGCGTCTATTGACGCAGGTTTTAAAGCGACTATGAAAAAAGAGGGTTTTTTGACTCGTGATGACAGGATGGTTGAGAGAAAGAAACCGGGTCGCGCTAAAGCAAGAAAAAGCTTCCAGTGGACAAAAAGATAAGAAGCCTGTTTGCTTGCAAGCAGGATATGAATATATGCAAGCAAGTGCTAATATATAATAATTGTATATAAACTGAGTAAATAATGAAACAGAAAAAAATCGGTTATATTCTTGGGATATTGTCAATACTGGTAATTCTGGTTTGCGATATACTGGGTGTATTCCAGTTACTTGAGTATAAGTCTTATGATTATAGACTGAGGCTTCGTGGTCTTAAAAATCCTACCGGCGAAATAGTAATTGCTGCTATAGACGAAAGCAGTCTGGAAAAATTAGGTAGATGGCCTTGGGACAGAAGCGTTCATGCAAAGTTAATTGATAAACTTGTAAAAGCCGGGGTTAAGACAATTGGTTTTGATGTTATGTTCCTTGAAAAGAGCAACGCTCAAAGTGATAATATATTAGCAGAAGCGATGAAAAGGTCAAAAAGATGTGTCAATGAAATACTTTTTGAAATTAACAAAGGTGTTGTTGTAAATGCAAAACCGCTTTTAAAGGAAATGGAAGATGGTTCTTTGTCTTTAGGGTCTCCTAATATTTTTCCTGAAATAGACGGTGTTGTTAGAAAAGTAAAACCGGTTATAGAGTATCAGGGTAAATTGTACCCGCATATTTCTGTAGCTGTTGCTTCAGCATATTTGAATAAACCGTGGCAGGATTTGGTTAAAAATTTACCGTTAGATGCTAATGATGAGCTGCTGATTAATTATTGCGGCGAATTTGAAACCTATAAATACATTTCTTATTATAAAATAATCAGAGGAGAGGTTGATGAAAAATTATTAAAAAATAAAATAGTTCTTGTCGGATATGCCGCAGCTGGTCTTGGCGACAGGCATGTCACTCCTTTTTCACCGACAATGCCGGGTATTGAAACAATTGCGAATAATATAAATGCTTTTATAAACTCGGATTTTATTTCGTATTCAAATGTTCTTACGAGCTTATTGATAATAATTATCGTTGGTGGTATTCTTGTTTTTTTCCTGCCTAAACTTTCACCTTGGAAATCAACATTGTTAGCGGTTTTAGTTTTTGCTGTATGGTCCTGGGTTTGTAGATACTATTTTATAGAGAAAAAAATATGGATTGAATATGTACCCACTACCTTTTTGATTTTCCTGACATATATTTCAATTACTGCATGGCGGTTTATTACGGAAGAAAAGGAGAAAAGGTGGTTAAAAAAGGCGTTCGGACAGTATCTTTCGCCGCTTGTTATTAATGAAATTATGAAAAATCCTGATGCACTTGCCCTTGGCGGCAAGAGACAGGAGATGACAGTTCTTTTTTCCGATATTAGAGGATTCACAACTATTTCAGAGGCATCAACACCCGAAGAAGTCGTTGCGCTTTTAAACGAATACCTTACTAAAATGACAGAAATAGTTTTTAAGCATGAAGGTACGCTTGATAAATTTATCGGAGATGCTGTAATGGCTTTCTGGAATGCACCGATTCCTCAAAAAGACCATGCCCAAAGAGCTGTTTTGTGCGGTGTTGAAATGATACAGGAGTTAAAAAAACTTCAGGATAAATGGCGTGCCGAAAAAAGACCTATTATAGATATCGGAGTTGGTATAAATACAGGTGATATGGTTGTCGGGAATATGGGTTCTATTGAAAGAATGGATTATACTATTATTGGTGATAATGTAAATCTTGGTGCGCGTCTTGAAGGTTTAAATAAAGAGTTTAGAACTCATATAATTGTTTCTGAATCAACATATCTCCATGTCAAAGATATTGTAAAAACAAAACCTCTTGGTACCACGAAGGTTAAAGGCAAGGAAAAAGCGGTTGAGATTTACGAAGTAATACCATAAATTAGTTTTTGTCCGGTTGTGCCGGAATAAAAACTACCCTGTGGCAGATACTAAATTAAATTTGTTATTATTATGTTGGAGTAAATAAATGTATTTTTTTTGGCATTTACTTTTAGCACATATGTTAGCTGACTTTACGTTCCAGACAGATAGAATTGCCAAATGGAAAAGAGAAAATATTTCAGGTGTCTTTTTTCACGTTTTAATTTTTTTATTTTTTGCAGTTGCGATAAATTATCAATATCTGCCGCAAAAAGATTTTGCTGTTGCCTTACTTATTCTTGCTATATCTCATATAATTGAAGACCAATGGCGGGTTTATAGTATTACCAAATACAATTCACCTGATGACTTAGGATTTTTTCTTTGGGACCAATTCGTTCATATACTTTTGATTTTTGTGCTCGCTCCTAAAAATCCTATAGGGATTGAAACAGAAAAATGGATTATTTTGCTTATTATCCTAATAGTCGCATCTCATTTTACAGCAATTTTAATTTACTTTATTAAAAAGTTCTTTTATAGTAATGCAAATATTGTTACACAAGAAAAATACCATGGAATTATAGAACGACTTATTATAGTAGGCTGTTTTATAATACCTGGAAAGTGGTATTGGATTATATTGCCTTTTGTAATTATTCTTGTTGTCGGTGAGCGTATTTCTATTAAAAAAATAAGTTCTCAGTTAGATTTTTCAGCATTTAATATAATAGCGTCAAATGTTATAGGTGTAGTCTTGAGTGTCCTGGCAAGAACAGTTTGGTATTAGTTGTCTTGTGCTGTTAGCTCAATTGGATGCCGCATTCGGCGGAGTTTATCCCGCAAATGGGTCCGTAGCTCAATTGGATAGAGTGAACGGCTACGAACCGTTAGGTTAGGGGTTCAACTCCCCTCGGACCCGCTTTTTTTGGGAAACCGCAAGGTTGTAGGTTCAAGTCATGTAAGGTGCGATTTTTACCCGCCTAAGCGGGTAATCCCGATGTAACGTCGGGATGCCATGGACAATGTGTTCACAGTAAATACTGTTATTAAAAAGATGAACTATGATAAGTATTTCATGCAGGAGGCGTTAAGAGAAGCAAAAAAAGCAGAAAGTAAAAACGAAGTTCCTGTCGGTTGTGTTATTGTAAAAGATAATAAAATAATTGCAAAGGCTCACAATCAGACAATAAAAAAGAACGATTCCACTGCTCATGCTGAAATTTTAGCAATAAGGCGTGCAAATAAGAAATTAAAAAATTATCGTTTAACAGGTTGTCAGATGTATGTTACAATTGAACCCTGTTCAATGTGCGCGGGTGCACTTGTGTGGGCTCGTATTAAAAAAGTCGTTTATGCTGCTTCAGATGAAAGAACCGGTGCCTGTGGAAGTGTTATAAATGTTGTTTGCAATAGAAAATTTAATCATAGAGTTGAAGTGAAAAGCGGCATTCTAAAAAAAGAATGTATAAGTCTAATTCAAAGGTTTTTCAAAAGGAAACGAAATTATGATAAAAATCTCAAATCTCAAATTCCAAACTCCAAGCTATTTTAAAATTATTCTTCTTGCTTCCTGCTTCCTGCTTCTTGTTTCTTGCAGTATTTATTCTGCTGATTTAGGGATAGATGTAGGCAATAAAGCCCTTGATTTTTCACTTAAAGAGTTATCATCAAAATCAAATTTTAAACTTTCAAATTACACCGGGAAAAGTCCCGTATTTCTGAGTTTTTTTGCTACATGGTGCAAATACTGTAATGACGAAGTTCCCGAATTGAACAAAATTTACAATGAATATAGTAAAAAAGGGTTAGTGGTTATTTCTGTAAATGTCCAGGAAAGAGAAGAAAAAGTCAGCAGTTTTGTTCAAAAGAAAAAAATACTTTATAGAATATTACTTGATTCAAGTGCAGAGGTATCTAATAAATTTAAAGTTTATGGCATTCCGACAAATATGTTAATTGATTCAAAAGGTGTTATAGTTTTTCGTGGAAACGATATGCCTGATGTAAAAGAAATTGAAAAAATACTATTGAAGAAAAAAAATAAAAAGTAATTTTTGTTCCAATTATATAAGAACAAAAATTGCTCTAAACTCGATTCTGGGTCTATATATTGTAAGCGACAAGGAGAAATAAAAATAAAAGTTATTGGGATTTCTGCCGGTAGTAGTATAAAAAGTAGAAGTGAATTGCTGCTTGACTCTCTGCTTGATGAATTTGCAAAATTCAACTATGAGATTAGTAAAATTGCAGTAAGGGACCTTAATATTTCTTTTTGCGATGGTTTGCGGGGTTGTGAAAAAACAGGGGTTTGTAAGTGGAAAGACGATATGAAAGTTTTAGAAGAGAAACTTATGTCGTCTGATATAGTAGTTGTTTCTTCTCCGATTTATTTCACTTCCTTACCAGCAAAATTAAAAGCAATAGTAGATAGATGTC encodes:
- a CDS encoding TlpA disulfide reductase family protein, translating into MIKISNLKFQTPSYFKIILLASCFLLLVSCSIYSADLGIDVGNKALDFSLKELSSKSNFKLSNYTGKSPVFLSFFATWCKYCNDEVPELNKIYNEYSKKGLVVISVNVQEREEKVSSFVQKKKILYRILLDSSAEVSNKFKVYGIPTNMLIDSKGVIVFRGNDMPDVKEIEKILLKKKNKK
- a CDS encoding flavodoxin family protein, whose amino-acid sequence is MFQLYKNKNCSKLDSGSIYCKRQGEIKIKVIGISAGSSIKSRSELLLDSLLDEFAKFNYEISKIAVRDLNISFCDGLRGCEKTGVCKWKDDMKVLEEKLMSSDIVVVSSPIYFTSLPAKLKAIVDRCQVYWAKKNISGLSVKQESKYEPKPKKGFFISVAGRTPDFKHAEVIIKAFFSVFNIEFCSKFYLPNTDKISSKEFSKAMEDVKKISRLNGMEG